The Camelina sativa cultivar DH55 chromosome 14, Cs, whole genome shotgun sequence genome includes a window with the following:
- the LOC104739289 gene encoding non-specific phospholipase C1, with translation MAFRRVSATVILFCYLLISSQSLEFNKPHKIKGPIKTIVVVVMENRSFDHILGWLKSTRPDIDGLTGQESNPLNVSDPNSEKIFVSNDAVFVDMDPGHSFQAIREQIFGSNDTSGDPTMNGFAQQSESMEPGMAKNVMSGFKPEVLPVYTELANEFGVFDRWFASVPTSTQPNRFYVHSATSHGCSSNVKKDLVKGFPQKTIFDSLDENGLSFGIYYQNIPATFFFKSLRRIKHLVKFHSYALKFKLHAKLGKLPNYSVVEQRYFDVNLFPANDDHPSHDVALGQRFVKEVYETLRSSPQWEEMALLITYDEHGGFYDHVPTPVKGVPNPDGIIGPDPFYFGFDRLGVRVPTFLISPWIEKATVIHEPDGPTPHSQYEHSSIPATVKKLFNLKSHFLTKRDAWAGTFEKYFRIRDSPRQDCPEKLPEVTQLLRPRGAREDSKLSEFQVELIQLASQLVGDHLLNSYPDIGKNMTVSEGNKYAEDAVEKFLEAGMAALQAGADENTIVTMRPSLTTRTSPSEGTNKYIGSY, from the exons ATGGCTTTCCGACGAGTATCCGCCACCGTTATTCTCTTCTGCTACTTACTAATTTCGTCTCAATCTCTCGAATTCAATAAACCCCACAAGATCAAAGGACCAATCAAGACCATAGTCGTTGTAGTCATGGAGAATCGCTCCTTCGATCACATCCTCGGCTGGCTCAAATCGACCCGACCCGATATCGACGGATTAACCGGTCAAGAATCAAACCCACTCAACGTCTCCGATCCAAACTCCGAGAAGATCTTCGTCTCCAACGACGCCGTCTTCGTAGACATGGATCCGGGTCATTCCTTCCAAGCGATCCGAGAACAGATCTTCGGGTCTAACGATACATCGGGCGACCCGACAATGAACGGGTTCGCACAGCAATCGGAGAGTATGGAGCCAGGGATGGCTAAAAACGTCATGAGCGGATTCAAACCCGAGGTCTTACCTGTTTACACCGAGTTAGCTAACGAGTTCGGTGTGTTCGATCGATGGTTCGCTTCTGTACCTACCTCGACACAGCCGAATCGGTTCTACGTTCACTCTGCTACTTCTCATGGCTGCTCAAGCAACGTCAAGAAAGATCTCGTTAAAGGGTTTCCTCAAAAAACCATCTTTGATTCGTTAGACGAGAACGGACTCAGTTTTGGGATCTATTACCAAAACATCCCTgctaccttcttcttcaaatcccTTCGTAGGATTAAGCATTTGGTGAAGTTTCATAGCTACGCGCTTAAGTTCAAGCTCCATGCCAAGCTAGGGAAGCTTCCTAACTATTCCGTTGTGGAGCAGAGGTACTTCGATGTCAATCTTTTCCCGGCTAACGATGATCACCCGTCGCATGATGTGGCGTTGGGTCAACGGTTTGTTAAGGAAGTCTATGAGACGTTACGGAGCAGTCCACAGTGGGAAGAGATGGCTTTGCTTATTACTTATGACGAGCACGGTGGGTTTTATGACCATGTTCCCACGCCGGTTAAAGGTGTGCCTAACCCTGATGGGATCATTGGACCTGACCCGTTTTATTTCGGGTTTGATCGTTTGGGCGTTCGTGTCCCTACCTTTCTCATCTCTCCCTGGATCGAGAAGGCCACTG TGATACATGAACCTGATGGTCCAACGCCACATTCACAGTATGAGCATTCTTCTATACCCGCAACCGTCAAGAAACTCTTCAACCTAAAGTCACACTTCCTCACTAAGAGAGATGCATGGGCTGGCACGTTTGAGAAGTACTTCCGTATCCGAGATTCTCCTCGCCAAGATTGTCCAG AGAAACTACCGGAAGTGACACAATTGCTGAGGCCACGGGGAGCGAGA GAAGACTCAAAGCTCTCAGAATTCCAGGTGGAGCTGATCCAACTCGCTTCCCAACTCGTTGGAGACCATCTTCTAAACTCATATCCAGACATTGGGAAGAACATGACTGTAAGTGAAGGCAACAAGTACGCAGAGGACGCTGTTGAGAAGTTTCTGGAAGCAGGGATGGCTGCACTGCAAGCAGGAGCAGACGAAAACACTATAGTCACTATGAGGCCGTCTCTGACAACCAGAACCAGTCCCAGTGAAGGGACCAACAAATATATTGGAAGCTACTGA
- the LOC104739291 gene encoding LOW QUALITY PROTEIN: UDP-glycosyltransferase 71C5-like (The sequence of the model RefSeq protein was modified relative to this genomic sequence to represent the inferred CDS: inserted 1 base in 1 codon), with protein MKKAELIFIPLPETGHLLSTIEFGKRLLTLDHRISMITILSMNLPYAPHADASIASLTTSEPGIRLISLPEIHDPPPLNLLXTSSETYILEFVDKNIPTLTKTIHDLVSSSSSSGDTRVAGLILDFFCVSLIDIGHEVNLPSYIFMTSNFGFLGVLQYLPERHRLTPSKFDESFHDEELHISAFVNRVPAKILPPGVFDKLSYGSLVKIGVPLHEAKAILINSFMEVEPYAAEHFSRGRDYPHVYPVGPVINLTGRTNPGLASAQYEEIMSWLDDQPDSSVLFLCFGSMGVFPAPQITEIANALELGEVRFIWAIRTNILGDGDPRELIPEGFVDRTKGRGIVCSWAPQVDILAHKATGGFVSHCGWNSVQESLWYGVPIATWPMYAEQQLNAFEMVKELGLAVEIRLDYVADGDRVTTEIVSADEIATVIRSLMDGDNPVRKKVKKISTAARKAVGDGGSSMVATGIFIRDVLGDHF; from the exons atgaAGAAAGCAGAGCTGATATTCATTCCTCTACCGGAGACAGGCCACCTTCTGTCGACGATAGAGTTCGGAAAACGTCTGCTCACTCTTGACCATCGAATCTCCATGATTACAATCCTCTCCATGAATCTCCCATACGCTCCTCACGCCGACGCTTCTATTGCATCTCTCACAACCTCCGAGCCTGGAATCCGACTCATCAGCCTTCCGGAGATCCACGATCCACCTCCTCTCAATCTTC ACACTTCCTCCGAAACATACATCCTCGAATTCGTCGATAAAAACATACCAACTCTCACAAAAACCATCCACGACTtagtctcatcatcatcatcttccggGGATACTCGTGTCGCCGgtttgattcttgatttcttctgcgTCAGTTTGATCGATATAGGTCATGAGGTAAACCTTCCTTCGTATATCTTCATGACTTCCAACTTCGGTTTCTTAGGGGTTCTACAATATCTCCCCGAACGACATCGTTTGACTCCGTCGAAGTTCGATGAAAGCTTCCACGATGAAGAGTTACATATTTCTGCTTTCGTGAACCGTGTTCCAGCCAAGATTCTGCCGCCTGGTGTGTTCGATAAACTCTCTTACGGTTCTCTAGTCAAAATTGGCGTTCCATTGCATGAAGCAAAGGCTATTTTAATCAATTCGTTTATGGAGGTCG AACCTTACGCTGCTGAACATTTTTCTCGAGGGCGAGATTACCCTCACGTGTATCCTGTTGGACCGGTTATTAACTTAACAGGCCGTACAAATCCGGGTCTTGCTTCGGCCCAATACGAAGAGATAATGAGTTGGCTTGATGACCAACCGGACTCGTcggttttgttcttgtgttttGGGAGCATGGGAGTCTTCCCTGCACCTCAGATCACAGAGATTGCTAACGCGCTTGAGCTCGGTGAGGTAAGGTTCATCTGGGCGATCCGTACGAACATTTTGGGAGATGGCGATCCTCGTGAGCTGATTCCAGAAGGATTCGTTGATCGAACAAAGGGCCGTGGAATTGTATGTAGTTGGGCTCCACAAGTTGATATCTTGGCTCACAAGGCAACAGGTGGATTCGTGTCTCACTGTGGGTGGAATTCTGTGCAGGAGAGCCTATGGTACGGCGTACCAATTGCCACGTGGCCTATGTATGCGGAGCAACAGCTGAACGCGTTCGAGATGGTGAAGGAACTGGGCTTAGCCGTGGAGATAAGGCTTGATTACGTGGCTGACGGTGATAGGGTTACAACGGAGATCGTATCCGCCGATGAAATAGCCACAGTCATCCGATCTTTGATGGATGGAGATAATCCAGTGAGAAAGAAGGTTAAAAAGATATCAACAGCGGCGAGGAAAGCTGTTGGTGACGGTGGATCTTCTATGGTGGCCACCGGAATTTTTATTAGAGATGTTCTTGGGGATCACTTTTGA
- the LOC104739292 gene encoding UDP-glycosyltransferase 71C4-like, producing MVNKKTELIFIPVPSTGHLLVHIEFAKRLINLDHRIDTITILNLSSPSTPHASVFARSLIASQPKIRLHDLPSPNDPPPFDLYQRAPEAYIVNLIKKTTPLIKDAVSSIIRQGSDSVRVAGLILDLFCNSLINDVGNELNLPSYIYLTCNARYLGMMKYLPDRHLKIASEFDLSSGDEELTVPGFVNAMPAKFMPPGLFNREAYEAYVELAPMFADAKGILVNSFAELEPHPFDYFSNLEKFPPVYPVGPILSLKDRASPNEEAADRDRIVRWLDDQPESSVVFLCFGSKGSVDEPQVKEIARALELVGCRFLWSIRTSGAVESGDPDDVLPEGFMGRVAGQGLVCGWAPQVEVLAHKAIGGFVSHCGWNSTLESLWFGVPVATWPMYAEQQLNAFALVNELGLAVDLRMDYVTGRGDLVTCDEIARAVRSLMDGGDEKRKKVKEMADAARKALMDGGSSSLATARFIGELLEEDLC from the coding sequence atggtGAATAAGAAAACAGAGCTGATCTTTATTCCAGTTCCATCCACAGGCCACCTTCTCGTCCATATTGAATTCGCCAAGCGTCTCATCAATCTCGACCATCGGATCGACACCATCACCATCCTCAACTTGTCTTCACCATCTACTCCTCACGCCTCCGTCTTCGCCAGATCTCTCATCGCTTCACAGCCCAAAATCCGCCTCCACGATCTTCCCTCTCCCAACGATCCTCCTCCATTCGATCTCTACCAAAGAGCTCCCGAAGCTTACATTGTAAATCTCATCAAGAAAACTACCCCTCTCATAAAAGACGCAGTCTCTAGTATCATCCGTCAAGGCTCAGATTCGGTTCGTGTCGCCGGTTTGATCCTCGATTTATTCTGCAACTCGTTGATTAACGATGTTGGCAACGAGCTTAATCTCCCTTCTTACATATACCTCACTTGTAACGCTAGATACCTTGGGATGATGAAGTATCTTCCAGATCGGCATCTGAAAATCGCATCTGAGTTCGATTTGAGCTCCGGCGATGAGGAACTGACGGTTCCCGGATTCGTTAACGCTATGCCCGCGAAATTCATGCCGCCTGGTTTGTTCAATCGAGAGGCTTACGAGGCTTACGTCGAGCTAGCGCCGATGTTCGCCGATGCGAAGGGTATTTTGGTCAATTCCTTCGCTGAGCTTGAGCCTCACCCGTTTGACTACTTCTCTAACCTGGAGAAGTTTCCTCCGGTTTACCCGGTCGGACCGATTCTAAGCTTGAAGGATCGAGCGAGTCCGAACGAGGAAGCGGCAGATCGAGATCGGATAGTGAGATGGCTCGATGATCAGCCAGAGTCATCGGTGGTGTTCCTATGCTTTGGGAGCAAGGGAAGCGTTGATGAGCCTCAGGTGAAGGAGATTGCTCGAGCGCTCGAACTCGTCGGCTGCAGATTTCTATGGTCTATTCGAACAAGCGGCGCCGTGGAGAGTGGGGATCCTGACGATGTGTTGCCGGAGGGGTTCATGGGCCGAGTAGCGGGCCAGGGTTTGGTCTGTGGTTGGGCCCCTCAAGTGGAAGTGTTGGCCCATAAAGCAATAGGTGGATTCGTGTCTCACTGTGGTTGGAACTCCACGCTTGAGAGCTTGTGGTTCGGCGTTCCTGTAGCCACGTGGCCAATGTACGCTGAGCAACAGCTTAACGCGTTCGCGTTGGTGAATGAGCTTGGGCTAGCGGTGGATTTACGGATGGATTACGTGACGGGTCGTGGGGATTTAGTTACTTGTGATGAGATTGCGAGAGCCGTCCGATCTTTGATGGACGGTGGggatgagaagaggaagaaggtgaaggagatGGCTGATGCGGCGAGGAAGGCGTTGATGGACGGAGGATCGTCGTCTTTGGCGACTGCTCGATTCATTGGAGAATTGTTGGAAGAGGATTTGTGCTAA
- the LOC104739293 gene encoding UDP-glycosyltransferase 71C3-like, with product KASEAYILEFTKKTVPYVKDALSTLVSSRKESGSVRVVGLVIDFFCVPLIQVANEFNLPCYIFQTSNAGFTCMMKYLPERHSIISSKLELSSGDEEQPIPGYVCPVPTKVLPPGMFVRESYEAWVEMAEKFPGTKGILVNSFSGLEKNAFDYFGRRPENYPPVYPVGPVLSLEDRPSPNLDSSDRDRVMRWLEDQPESSVVYVCFGSLGIHGRPQIEEIARAIELAGHRFLWSVRTSPTKKASPYDLLPEGFLDRTGSKGLVCDWAPQVEVLAHKAIGGFVSHCGWNSLLESLWFGVPIATWPMKAEQQLNAFTMVRELGLAVELRLDYVSAYGEIVKAEEIAGAVRSLMDGEDTLRKKVKEMSESARKALMDGGSSFVAVKRFLDELIGDDA from the coding sequence AAAGCTTCCGAGGCTTATATTCTAGAGTTCACCAAGAAAACAGTTCCTTATGTCAAAGACGCTCTCTCCACTCTGGTCTCATCACGTAAGGAatccggttcggttcgggtcgTCGGTTTGGTTATCGATTTCTTCTGTGTCCCCTTGATCCAAGTGGCAAACGAGTTTAACCTTCCTTGTTACATTTTTCAAACGTCTAACGCTGGTTTTACGTGTATGATGAAGTACCTCCCTGAGAGACATAGCATAATCTCTTCCAAGCTTGAATTAAGCTCCGGCGACGAAGAACAGCCAATTCCTGGTTACGTCTGCCCCGTGCCGACGAAGGTTTTGCCTCCAGGCATGTTCGTGAGAGAGTCCTACGAGGCGTGGGTCGAAATGGCTGAGAAGTTCCCTGGAACCAAGGGCATTTTGGTAAACTCCTTCTCAGGTCTTGAGAAAAACGCTTTTGATTACTTTGGTCGTCGTCCTGAGAATTATCCTCCGGTTTATCCGGTCGGACCGGTTCTTAGTTTAGAGGATCGCCCATCTCCAAATCTGGACTCGTCGGACCGGGACCGGGTCATGAGATGGCTCGAGGACCAGCCGGAGTCGTCAGTTGTGTACGTCTGCTTCGGGAGCTTAGGAATCCACGGCAGACCGCAGATTGAGGAGATAGCTCGAGCCATAGAGCTCGCCGGCCATAGGTTTCTCTGGTCAGTCCGCACAAGTCCGACGAAGAAAGCGAGTCCGTACGATCTGTTGCCGGAGGGGTTTTTAGATCGGACGGGGAGTAAAGGATTAGTGTGCGATTGGGCACCACAGGTGGAAGTGTTGGCTCACAAGGCGATCGGAGGGTTTGTGTCACACTGCGGTTGGAACTCGCTGCTCGAGAGCTTGTGGTTCGGAGTTCCGATCGCCACGTGGCCAATGAAAGCCGAGCAACAGCTAAACGCGTTCACTATGGTGAGGGAGCTAGGGTTAGCCGTGGAGCTGCGTTTAGATTACGTTTCTGCGTACGGAGAGATAGTGAAAGCTGAGGAGATCGCGGGAGCCGTACGATCTCTGATGGACGGTGAGGATACGCTGAGGAAAAAAGTGAAGGAGATGTCAGAGTCGGCGAGGAAGGCTTTGATGGACGGTGGATCTTCGTTTGTTGCTGTTAAACGATTCCTTGACGAGTTGATCGGCGATGATGCTTAG
- the LOC109128631 gene encoding UDP-glycosyltransferase 71C3-like, whose amino-acid sequence MKAEAEIIFVAYPSPGHLLVSIEFAKSLIKRDDRIHTISIIHWAIPLAPQAHLFAKSLVASQPRIRLVALPDIQNPPPLELFYKASEAYILEFTKKTVPYVKDALSTLVSSRKESGSVRVVGLVIDFFCVPLIQVANEFNLPCYIFQTSNAGFTCMMKYLPERHSIISSKLELSSGDEEQPIPGYVCPVPTKVLPPGMFVRESYEAWVEMAEKFPGTKGILVNSFSGLEKNAFDYFGRRPENYPPVYPVGPVLSLEDRPSPNLDSSDRDRVMRWLEDQPESSVVYVCFGSLGIHGRPQIEEIARAIELAGHRFLWSVRTSPTKKASPYDLLPEGFLDRTGSKGLVCDWAPQVEVLAHKAIGGFVSHCGWNSLLESLWFGVPIATWPMKAEQQLNAFTMVRELGLAVELRLDYVSAYGEIVKAEEIAGAX is encoded by the exons atgaaagcAGAAGCAGAGATCATCTTCGTTGCATATCCATCCCCTGGTCATCTTCTGGTCTCCATTGAATTCGCTAAGTCTCTCATCAAACGAGATGATCGCATTCACACCATCTCCATCATCCATTGGGCAATACCTCTCGCTCCTCAAGCACACCTCTTTGCTAAATCTCTCGTTGCTTCACAGCCTCGAATCCGTCTTGTTGCCTTGCCTGATATTCAAAACCCTCCACCGTTGGAGCTCTTCTATAAAGCTTCCGAGGCTTATATTCTAGAGTTCACCAAGAAAACAGTTCCTTATGTCAAAGACGCTCTCTCCACTCTGGTCTCATCACGTAAGGAatccggttcggttcgggtcgTCGGTTTGGTTATCGATTTCTTCTGTGTCCCCTTGATCCAAGTGGCAAACGAGTTTAACCTTCCTTGTTACATTTTTCAAACGTCTAACGCTGGTTTTACGTGTATGATGAAGTACCTCCCTGAGAGACATAGCATAATCTCTTCCAAGCTTGAATTAAGCTCCGGCGACGAAGAACAGCCAATTCCTGGTTACGTCTGCCCCGTGCCGACGAAGGTTTTGCCTCCAGGCATGTTCGTGAGAGAGTCCTACGAGGCGTGGGTCGAAATGGCTGAGAAGTTCCCTGGAACCAAGGGCATTTTGGTAAACTCCTTCTCAGGTCTTGAGAAAAACGCTTTTGATTACTTTGGTCGTCGTCCTGAGAATTATCCTCCGGTTTATCCGGTCGGACCGGTTCTTAGTTTAGAGGATCGCCCATCTCCAAATCTGGACTCGTCGGACCGGGACCGGGTCATGAG ATGGCTCGAGGACCAGCCGGAGTCGTCAGTTGTGTACGTCTGCTTCGGGAGCTTAGGAATCCACGGCAGACCGCAGATTGAGGAGATAGCTCGAGCCATAGAGCTCGCCGGCCATAGGTTTCTCTGGTCAGTCCGCACAAGTCCGACGAAGAAAGCGAGTCCGTACGATCTGTTGCCGGAGGGGTTTTTAGATCGGACGGGGAGTAAAGGATTAGTGTGCGATTGGGCACCACAGGTGGAAGTGTTGGCTCACAAGGCGATCGGAGGGTTTGTGTCACACTGCGGTTGGAACTCGCTGCTCGAGAGCTTGTGGTTCGGAGTTCCGATCGCCACGTGGCCAATGAAAGCCGAGCAACAGCTAAACGCGTTCACTATGGTGAGGGAGCTAGGGTTAGCCGTGGAGCTGCGTTTAGATTACGTTTCTGCGTACGGAGAGATAGTGAAAGCTGAGGAGATCGCGGGAGCCGNATAA
- the LOC104739294 gene encoding cell division control protein 6 homolog B-like, which translates to MPTIAGPSLSSSYKPIVAAVTGESAIPRKRKLRSNSAAVNLPSENLSITTPKKSKSHRPSSVSNSRIPEIKEDANETLTNPVNLGVENLSNWNPRDEEQMRAVKEALHVSKAPSTIVCRDDEQRRILEFVKGCIDQRKAGSLYICGCPGTGKSLSMEKVVQQVSDWSQQEGLPQVDTLSVNCTSLTKTTDIFSKILGENDPGKKANSYSSPLQHLQFLSSQKQESFSSRMMLIIADEMDYLITKDRGVLHDLFMLTTLPFSRCILIGVANAIDLADRFLPKLKSLNCKPMVITFRAYSKDQILRILQERLMVFPYVAFQSKALELCARKVAAASGDMRKALCVCRSSLEILETEINGSTVQELHGPTSDDPVVRMDHMATALSKTFKSPIVETIQSLPQHQQIILCSAAKAFRGSKKDSTIGELNKLYLEICKSWMISPAGITEFSNMCTVLNDQGILKLGQARGDKVKRVSLRIDESDITYALQGIRFFRNCLM; encoded by the exons ATGCCTACCATCGCCGGGCCgagtttgtcttcttcttacaAGCCCATAGTCGCCGCCGTAACGGGTGAATCCGCGATTCCTCGGAAGAGAAAGCTGAGATCTAATTCAGCGGCAGTGAATCTCCCGTCTGAGAATTTGTCCATCACCACGCCGAAGAAATCGAAATCTCATCGTCCAAGTTCTGTTTCCAATTCCAGAATCCCAGAGATAAAg GAAGACGCTAATGAAACTTTGACAAATCCAGTCAATTTGGGAGTAGAGAACTTATCTAACTGGAATCCTAGAG ACGAGGAGCAGATGAGAGCTGTGAAGGAGGCACTACACGTCTCTAAAGCACCATCAACAATTGTTTGCCGTGATGATGAACAAAGACGGATTTTGGAGTTTGTGAAAGGTTGCATCGATCAGCGTAAGGCTGGGAGTTTGTATATATGCGGTTGTCCTGGAACTGGAAAATCTCTGTCTATGGAGAAAGTAGTACAACAAGTTAGTGACTGGTCACAGCAG GAAGGTTTGCCGCAAGTGGATACATTGTCTGTGAATTGTACATCTTTGACAAAAACAACAGATATTTTCAGCAAG ATACTTGGTGAAAACGATCCTGGTAAGAAAGCTAATAGCTATTCTTCACCTCTACAGCATCTTCAGTTTCTGTCTTCTCAAAAGCAAGAATCGTTCAGCTCTAGAATGAT GTTAATAATTGCAGATGAGATGGATTACTTGATCACAAAAGACCGAGGAGTCTTGCATGATCTTTTTATGCTTACTACTTTGCCATTTTCGAGGTGTATACTTATAG gTGTAGCAAATGCAATAGACCTTGCAGATCGATTCCTTCCTAAATTGAAGTCTCTTAATT GCAAACCTATGGTTATCACTTTCCGTGCTTATTCTAAAGATCAAATCCTTAGGATACTACAGGAAAGGCTTATG GTTTTTCCATATGTTGCATTTCAATCTAAAGCCTTGGAGCTCTGTGCTAGA AAAGTTGCTGCAGCATCAGGTGACATGAGAAAAGCTCTATGTGTCTGCAG gAGTTCTCTAGAAATCTTAGAAACAGAAATAAATGGATCAACTGTACAAGAGTTACATGGTCCAACTTCAGATGATCCAGTG GTAAGGATGGACCATATGGCTACTGCATTATCAAAGACGTTTAAATCTCCTATAGTTGAAACTATTCAGTCTCTTCCTCAACATCAACAA ATCATATTATGTTCTGCTGCAAAGGCTTTCCGAGGGAGCAAAAAGGATTCAACCATTGGAGAG CTTAATAAGTTATACCTAGAAATCTGTAAATCTTGGATGATTTCTCCAGCTGGAATTACAGAGTTCTCTAACATGTGTACAGTGCTAAACGATCAG GGGATTTTAAAATTAGGCCAAGCTCGCGGAGATAAGGTAAAGAGAGTTAGCCTGAGGATAGACGAATCAGACATCACGTATGCTCTACAG GGAATACGATTTTTCCGCAACTGTCTGATGTGA
- the LOC104739296 gene encoding GDP-mannose transporter GONST2-like isoform X1 has translation MTAVELEAVVCHNKPDESELNDNGGQNVLYQLVDQKSSERRWLSERFLRWRRRYLPVDGDNRRDHGSVKQSGPLVSGAAYCISSCSMIILNKIVLSSYNFNAGISLMLYQNLISCLVVAVLDISGMVSVEKFNWKLIRVWMPVNVIFVGMLLSGMYSLKYINVAMVTILKNATNIITAIGEVYMFRKRQNNKVWAAMFMMIISAISGGITDLTFDAVGYSWQLANCFLTASYSLTLRRVMDKAKQSTKSGSLNEVSMVLLNNLLSLPFGIILIILLGEWRYVISTDVTKDAMFWVVATASGFLGLAISFTSMWFLHQTGPTTYSLVGSLNKVPISLAGLVLFNVPLSLPNLFSILFGLFAGVVFARAKMS, from the exons ATGACTGCTGTGGAACTTGAAGCAGTTGTTTGCCATAACAAACCTGATGAATCAGAGCTGAATGATAATGGTGGTCAAAACGTTCTCTATCAACTTGTAGATCAAAAGAGTTCCGAACGTAGATGGTTAAGTGAAag GTTTCTCAGGTGGAGACGAAGATATCTTCCGGTTGATGGAGATAACAGGCGTGACCACGGATCAGTGAAACAGTCAGGACCTCTTGTGTCTGGAGCAGCTTACTGCATCTCTTCCTGCAGCATGATTATATTGAACAAAATTGTTCTCTCCAGCTATAATTTCAACGCAGGAATCTCTTTGATGTTATATCAA AACTTAATCAGCTGTTTGGTGGTAGCTGTGCTAGATATCTCTGGAATGGTTTCTGTGGAAAAATTTAACTGGAAGTTAATCAGAGTTTGGATGCCTGTCAATGTTATCTTTGTGGGCATGCTTCTTTCGGGTATGTACAG TTTGAAGTACATAAACGTCGCTATGGTGACTATTCTGAAGAATGCGACGAATATTATTACAGCAATAGGGGAGGTTTACATGTTCCGAAAAAGGCAGAACAACAAGGTTTGGGCTGCAATGTTCATGATG ATCATTTCTGCAATCAGCGGAGGTATCACGGATCTCACGTTCGATGCAGTAGGGTACTCGTGGCAGCTTGCCAACTGCTTCCTAACTGCAAGTTATTCA CTCACTCTTCGTCGAGTCATGGACAAAGCAAAGCAGTCAACAAAGTCTGGCTCTCTTAATGAGGTGTCAATGGTGTTGCTGAATAATCTCTTGTCACTTCCTTTTGGCATCATCTTAATCATCTTACTGGGCGAATGGAGATACGTAATAAGCAC GGATGTGACAAAAGATGCAATGTTTTGGGTAGTGGCAACAGCAAGCGGCTTCCTTGGTTTGGCCATTAGCTTTACTTCGATGTGGTTCTTGCATCAAACAGGACCCACAACTTACAG TCTGGTTGGTTCGTTAAACAAGGTTCCAATATCACTAGCTGGTCTTGTACTCTTCAATGTCCCTCTCAGTCTCCCAAATTTGTTCAGCATACTGTTTG GTTTATTTGCTGGAGTCGTCTTTGCCAGAGCTAAGATGTCATAA
- the LOC104739296 gene encoding GDP-mannose transporter GONST2-like isoform X2 → MVSVEKFNWKLIRVWMPVNVIFVGMLLSGMYSLKYINVAMVTILKNATNIITAIGEVYMFRKRQNNKVWAAMFMMIISAISGGITDLTFDAVGYSWQLANCFLTASYSLTLRRVMDKAKQSTKSGSLNEVSMVLLNNLLSLPFGIILIILLGEWRYVISTDVTKDAMFWVVATASGFLGLAISFTSMWFLHQTGPTTYSLVGSLNKVPISLAGLVLFNVPLSLPNLFSILFGLFAGVVFARAKMS, encoded by the exons ATGGTTTCTGTGGAAAAATTTAACTGGAAGTTAATCAGAGTTTGGATGCCTGTCAATGTTATCTTTGTGGGCATGCTTCTTTCGGGTATGTACAG TTTGAAGTACATAAACGTCGCTATGGTGACTATTCTGAAGAATGCGACGAATATTATTACAGCAATAGGGGAGGTTTACATGTTCCGAAAAAGGCAGAACAACAAGGTTTGGGCTGCAATGTTCATGATG ATCATTTCTGCAATCAGCGGAGGTATCACGGATCTCACGTTCGATGCAGTAGGGTACTCGTGGCAGCTTGCCAACTGCTTCCTAACTGCAAGTTATTCA CTCACTCTTCGTCGAGTCATGGACAAAGCAAAGCAGTCAACAAAGTCTGGCTCTCTTAATGAGGTGTCAATGGTGTTGCTGAATAATCTCTTGTCACTTCCTTTTGGCATCATCTTAATCATCTTACTGGGCGAATGGAGATACGTAATAAGCAC GGATGTGACAAAAGATGCAATGTTTTGGGTAGTGGCAACAGCAAGCGGCTTCCTTGGTTTGGCCATTAGCTTTACTTCGATGTGGTTCTTGCATCAAACAGGACCCACAACTTACAG TCTGGTTGGTTCGTTAAACAAGGTTCCAATATCACTAGCTGGTCTTGTACTCTTCAATGTCCCTCTCAGTCTCCCAAATTTGTTCAGCATACTGTTTG GTTTATTTGCTGGAGTCGTCTTTGCCAGAGCTAAGATGTCATAA